One Colias croceus chromosome 28, ilColCroc2.1 DNA window includes the following coding sequences:
- the LOC123704162 gene encoding uncharacterized protein LOC123704162, translating into MYRLLIYVILIVYSEQRHVRTDDSLEIQNNDEDNINVDITPVNDEERALVQPLAVKLREKFTNLYAIDEEIFTKKKDNTKKQAPKKKKQVKKPKDDKNKKKSKVIEPKQGSNRIKVTIDGNVINIKSGMKMDTPRVVIDYDEDSSEEKDSNSKPMCKVCGFIPGVKWPPFNPPSWPFL; encoded by the exons ATGTATCGCCTTCTCATTTACg TAATTCTCATAGTATATTCAGAACAGAGACATGTACGAACTGACGATTCACTTGAAATTCAAAACAATGACGAAGATAACATAAATGTGGATATAACACCAGTAAATGACGAAGAAAGAGCGCTAGTTCAACCACTGGCTGTTAAGTTGAGAGAAAAGTTTACAAATCTATATGCAATTGACGAAGAAATTTTTACAAAGAAGAAAGATAATACAAAGAAACAAGCGCcgaagaaaaagaaacaagtaaaaaaaccaaaagatgataaaaataaaaagaaatcaaAGGTGATTGAACCTAAACAAGGATCTAATAGAATAAAAGTAACAATAGATGGgaatgttattaatattaaatcagGGATGAAAATGGACACACCGCGTGTTGTGATTGATTATGATGAGGATAGTAGTGAAGAAAAAGATAGTAATTCGAAGCCAATGTGTAAAGTTTGTGGCTTTATTCCGGGTGTGAAATGGCCACCTTTCAACCCGCCTTCATGgccttttctataa